The following coding sequences are from one Streptomyces dengpaensis window:
- a CDS encoding DUF4396 domain-containing protein, which produces MDHSTHHSGAAHDQAAHRAHAGHQHAHVSGASWSTAAKATLHCLTGCAIGEILGMVIGTALLWGNVETMILAIALAFVFGYAFTLVAVRRAGLDFKAAIKVALAADTVSIAVMELVDNLIIALVPGAMDAHLSDGQFWSAILGGFAVAFLVTTPVNKWMIGRGKGHAVVHAYH; this is translated from the coding sequence ATGGACCACAGCACGCACCACAGCGGCGCCGCACACGACCAAGCCGCCCACCGCGCCCACGCCGGGCACCAGCACGCTCACGTATCCGGAGCGTCCTGGTCCACGGCGGCGAAGGCGACGCTGCACTGCCTGACCGGATGCGCCATCGGCGAGATCCTCGGCATGGTCATCGGCACCGCCCTCCTGTGGGGCAACGTGGAGACCATGATCCTGGCCATCGCGCTCGCGTTCGTGTTCGGCTACGCGTTCACGCTGGTCGCGGTCCGCCGGGCAGGCCTGGACTTCAAGGCCGCCATCAAGGTGGCACTGGCCGCCGACACCGTCTCGATCGCCGTGATGGAACTGGTCGACAACCTCATCATCGCCCTGGTGCCGGGCGCCATGGACGCCCATCTGTCGGACGGGCAGTTCTGGTCCGCCATCCTGGGCGGGTTCGCCGTCGCGTTCCTGGTCACCACGCCGGTGAACAAGTGGATGATCGGCCGCGGCAAGGGCCACGCCGTCGTCCACGCCTACCACTGA
- a CDS encoding pyridoxal phosphate-dependent aminotransferase, whose translation MEFRQSSKLSEVCYEIRGPVIEHANALEEAGHTVLRLNTGNPALFGFEAPEEILQDMIRMLPQAHGYTDSRGILSARRAVAQRYQDRGLEVGVDDVFLGNGVSELVSMAVQALVEDGDEVLIPAPDFPLWTAVTTLAGGKAVHYLCDEQSSWYPDLEDMAAKITDRTRAVVIINPNNPTGAVYPKEIVEGILDLARRHGLMVFADEIYDQILYDDAVHHSAAALAPDLVVLTFCGLSKTYRVAGFRSGWLVVTGPKQHARNYLEGLTMLASMRLCANAPAQYAIQAALGGRQSIRELTAPGGRLHEQRNVVWEKLNEIPGVSCVKPKGALYAFPRIDPKVHKIHDDEKFVLDLLLREKIQVVQGTGFNWPHPDHFRILTLPHADDLDAAISRIGRFLSGYRQ comes from the coding sequence ATGGAGTTCCGGCAGTCGAGCAAGCTCAGCGAGGTCTGTTACGAGATCCGCGGCCCGGTGATCGAGCACGCCAACGCCCTTGAGGAGGCGGGCCACACAGTGCTGCGCCTCAACACCGGCAACCCCGCGCTCTTCGGCTTCGAGGCACCGGAGGAGATCCTCCAGGACATGATCCGGATGCTGCCCCAGGCGCACGGCTACACGGACTCGCGCGGCATCCTCTCCGCCCGCCGCGCCGTCGCCCAGCGCTACCAGGACCGGGGCCTGGAGGTCGGCGTGGACGACGTCTTCCTCGGCAACGGAGTCTCCGAACTCGTCTCCATGGCGGTGCAGGCCCTCGTCGAGGACGGCGACGAAGTCCTCATCCCCGCCCCGGACTTCCCGCTCTGGACGGCCGTGACCACCCTCGCGGGCGGCAAGGCGGTGCACTACCTCTGCGACGAACAGTCCTCCTGGTACCCGGACTTGGAGGACATGGCGGCAAAGATCACCGACCGCACGCGCGCGGTCGTCATCATCAACCCCAACAACCCGACCGGCGCGGTCTATCCGAAGGAGATCGTCGAGGGCATCCTCGACCTCGCCCGCCGCCACGGCCTGATGGTCTTCGCGGACGAGATCTACGACCAGATCCTGTACGACGACGCCGTGCACCACTCGGCCGCCGCGCTCGCCCCGGACTTGGTGGTCCTCACCTTCTGCGGCCTGTCGAAGACGTACCGTGTGGCGGGCTTCCGCTCGGGCTGGCTGGTGGTGACGGGCCCGAAGCAGCACGCCCGCAACTACCTGGAGGGCCTGACGATGCTGGCCTCCATGCGCCTGTGCGCCAACGCCCCCGCCCAGTACGCCATTCAGGCCGCGCTCGGCGGCCGCCAGTCCATCCGCGAACTGACGGCCCCGGGCGGCCGGCTGCACGAGCAGCGCAACGTGGTCTGGGAGAAACTGAACGAGATCCCGGGCGTGTCCTGCGTGAAGCCCAAGGGCGCGCTGTACGCGTTCCCGCGCATCGACCCCAAGGTCCACAAGATCCACGACGACGAGAAGTTCGTCCTCGACCTCCTCCTGCGCGAAAAGATCCAGGTCGTCCAGGGCACTGGCTTCAACTGGCCCCACCCCGATCACTTCCGCATCCTCACCCTCCCGCACGCGGACGACCTGGACGCGGCGATCAGCCGGATCGGGCGGTTCCTAAGCGGGTACCGGCAGTAG
- a CDS encoding DUF305 domain-containing protein, whose translation MNSKRSVFRRHAAVAAAGAAALVLAACGGGGDSSAGHDGHTTASPSSTAASASQGRHNAADVAFAKGMIPHHRQAVRMADLAHGRARSAQTTKLAEDIKKAQGPEIETLSGWLTSWGEEVPAEGAMDHSMHDTGGMMTTAEMDELQKASGKAFDTAFMEMMIKHHEGAVSMAKTEQADGSYAPAKKMAGQIISSQTAEIDKMNELLGRN comes from the coding sequence ATGAACAGCAAGCGTTCCGTGTTTCGTCGCCATGCCGCCGTGGCCGCCGCCGGTGCCGCGGCTCTCGTCTTGGCCGCCTGCGGAGGCGGCGGCGACAGTTCGGCCGGACATGACGGCCACACGACGGCATCCCCCTCGTCCACGGCGGCTTCGGCTTCGCAGGGGCGGCACAACGCTGCCGATGTCGCCTTCGCCAAGGGGATGATCCCCCACCACCGCCAGGCCGTTCGGATGGCCGACCTCGCACACGGCAGGGCTCGGTCGGCACAGACGACGAAGCTCGCCGAGGACATCAAGAAGGCACAGGGCCCGGAGATCGAGACACTGTCGGGCTGGCTGACCTCCTGGGGCGAGGAGGTACCCGCCGAAGGTGCCATGGACCACTCGATGCACGACACGGGCGGCATGATGACCACCGCGGAGATGGACGAACTCCAGAAGGCTTCGGGCAAGGCGTTCGACACCGCCTTCATGGAGATGATGATCAAGCATCACGAGGGCGCCGTGTCCATGGCCAAGACGGAACAGGCCGACGGCTCGTACGCCCCCGCCAAGAAGATGGCCGGACAGATCATCAGCTCCCAGACCGCCGAGATCGACAAGATGAACGAGCTGCTCGGCAGGAACTGA
- a CDS encoding DUF6153 family protein — MASSVPPHNRPAGRLLGLLVLAVLTGVLGMHALAPGGGLAMPAEAGHEMVMAQPDGVPHVGGGCSHTDGGADHPAHADGTCAASGTGSAYTPPALTGALQAEPGTSSLMVRAVASAQSGRAPPDLSELQLLRI, encoded by the coding sequence ATGGCCAGCAGCGTCCCACCGCACAACCGCCCGGCAGGGCGGCTGTTGGGGCTGCTGGTTCTGGCGGTGCTGACCGGTGTGCTGGGCATGCACGCTCTGGCCCCCGGCGGGGGCCTGGCCATGCCCGCCGAAGCCGGGCACGAGATGGTGATGGCCCAACCGGACGGTGTGCCGCACGTCGGCGGGGGATGCTCGCACACGGATGGCGGCGCGGATCATCCTGCTCATGCGGACGGGACGTGCGCGGCGTCCGGGACCGGTTCCGCGTACACCCCGCCCGCGCTGACCGGCGCCCTGCAGGCCGAGCCCGGCACCTCTTCGCTCATGGTGAGAGCGGTGGCGTCGGCGCAGAGCGGCCGGGCTCCGCCTGACCTTTCCGAGCTGCAACTTCTGCGGATCTAG
- a CDS encoding IucA/IucC family protein — MHRPSPPEAEGALAEELSVVRPGLSASYAKALPGARSAVLTRLWRALAYEPLPWIARREPGRDGLTLRLTDGRRLHGPHADPYATTAYVTEVRLDDTPYEHPARLVDALAVPHGPAFAAELGNSVASLALSRAGQPAAATAGTTASWVWEQEVVDGHPYHPNCRSRPGFSVAEQLAYAPEHRPVVELGLVAVDDCLVTGEWPKWLRDGERVLIPVHPWQSAHVLDRPVQEGFTAHPLMSLRTLAPPDGGPHVKTALSARLTSSVRDISVYSVQTAETVSALMDAVTDRLDVPLHITRTLGAVSAGGPDLAAVLRESPDWYAGPGEGVVPVAALPLTVLPEHPAWLAEFARLVLTAGLRLLDLGVALEAHGQNLLVVLDHVGAPVRLIYRDLADIRISPARLARHGIAAPGLSGRIVTDDEPALRRKLFGSLVGGALGATAGSSAALRKALETAVGDLPRTSDLAALLEEPLPTKALTLMRLSPETPGDIWTSLPNPLV; from the coding sequence GTGCACCGTCCTTCCCCGCCCGAGGCCGAGGGCGCGCTCGCCGAGGAGCTGAGCGTCGTACGCCCCGGCCTGTCGGCGTCGTACGCCAAGGCGCTGCCGGGCGCACGGTCGGCCGTGCTGACCCGTCTGTGGCGGGCACTGGCGTATGAGCCGCTGCCGTGGATCGCGCGCCGCGAGCCGGGGCGCGACGGTCTCACGCTCCGCCTGACCGACGGCCGCCGACTGCACGGCCCCCACGCGGACCCGTACGCCACCACCGCGTACGTCACCGAGGTGCGGCTCGACGACACGCCGTACGAGCATCCGGCCCGACTCGTCGACGCCCTCGCGGTCCCGCACGGTCCCGCCTTCGCTGCCGAACTCGGGAACAGCGTGGCCTCCTTGGCGCTGTCCCGTGCCGGTCAGCCGGCCGCGGCCACCGCCGGGACCACGGCGAGCTGGGTGTGGGAGCAGGAGGTCGTGGACGGGCATCCGTATCACCCCAACTGCCGGTCGCGGCCGGGGTTCTCCGTGGCCGAGCAGCTGGCGTACGCCCCCGAGCACCGGCCTGTGGTGGAACTGGGGCTGGTGGCCGTGGACGACTGTCTCGTCACGGGCGAGTGGCCGAAGTGGCTGCGGGACGGGGAGCGCGTGCTGATTCCGGTGCACCCCTGGCAGTCGGCGCATGTGCTCGACCGTCCGGTCCAGGAGGGGTTCACCGCCCATCCGTTGATGTCCCTGCGCACCCTGGCCCCGCCGGACGGCGGCCCGCACGTCAAGACCGCGCTGAGCGCCCGGCTCACCTCCTCCGTGCGGGACATCTCGGTGTACTCGGTCCAGACGGCCGAGACCGTCTCGGCGCTCATGGATGCCGTGACCGATCGCCTCGACGTGCCGCTGCACATCACCCGGACCCTCGGCGCGGTCTCCGCCGGCGGGCCGGATCTGGCGGCGGTGCTGCGGGAGTCCCCGGACTGGTACGCGGGGCCGGGCGAGGGGGTCGTCCCGGTGGCCGCCCTTCCCCTGACCGTCCTGCCCGAACATCCCGCCTGGCTGGCGGAGTTCGCCCGGCTCGTGCTCACGGCCGGGCTGCGGCTGCTCGACCTGGGCGTGGCTCTGGAGGCGCACGGCCAGAACCTGCTCGTGGTCCTCGACCACGTGGGCGCGCCGGTCCGGCTCATCTACCGCGATCTGGCCGACATCCGCATCAGCCCGGCCCGGCTGGCCCGCCACGGCATCGCGGCCCCGGGTCTGTCCGGTCGTATCGTCACGGACGACGAGCCCGCCCTGCGCCGCAAGCTTTTCGGATCCCTCGTCGGCGGCGCACTGGGGGCGACGGCGGGCTCGTCCGCCGCGCTGCGCAAGGCTCTGGAGACGGCCGTAGGGGATCTTCCGCGCACATCGGACCTCGCCGCGCTCCTCGAAGAGCCGCTCCCCACGAAGGCGTTGACCCTGATGCGGCTGTCTCCGGAAACTCCCGGTGACATCTGGACCTCGCTCCCCAACCCCCTCGTTTGA
- a CDS encoding CE1758 family FMN-dependent luciferase-like monooxygenase — protein MQFGIFGVGDVARDPVSGRTPTEHDRIKALVDYAQLAEDVGLDVFAIGEHHNQPFIASSPTTLLGYIAARTERILLSTSTTLITTNDPVKIAEDYAMLQHLADGRLDLMMGRGNTGPVYPWFGQDIRNGIALAVENYALLRRLWREDVVDWEGRFRTPLQSFTSTPRPLDGVAPFVWHASIRSPEIAEQAAYYGDGFFHNNIFWPKEHVRQLIDVYRRRFEHYGHGAADQAIVGLAAHVFMHRNSQDAIREFRPYFEGSSAYGNGPSLEDTMTQTAVVVGSPQEVIERVLTYRENAGGDYQRQLFNVDGIGVPHKRVLEQIELLGEIVPVLRKEFAQSRPAHVPDAPTHTSLIAAEQAQVTRSETDRP, from the coding sequence ATGCAATTCGGAATCTTCGGAGTCGGGGACGTGGCCCGCGACCCGGTGTCCGGCCGGACACCCACGGAACACGACCGGATCAAGGCACTCGTGGACTACGCGCAGCTCGCCGAGGATGTCGGCCTGGACGTCTTCGCGATCGGCGAGCATCACAACCAGCCCTTCATCGCGTCCTCTCCGACCACGCTGCTCGGGTACATCGCGGCGCGGACGGAACGGATCCTGCTGTCCACGTCGACCACCCTGATCACCACCAACGATCCGGTGAAGATCGCCGAGGACTACGCGATGCTCCAGCACCTCGCCGACGGCCGGCTCGACCTGATGATGGGTCGGGGCAACACCGGCCCCGTCTACCCCTGGTTCGGCCAGGACATCCGCAACGGCATCGCACTGGCAGTGGAGAACTACGCCCTGCTGCGCCGACTGTGGCGCGAGGACGTCGTCGACTGGGAAGGCCGGTTCCGGACCCCGCTGCAGAGCTTCACCTCCACTCCCCGCCCGCTGGACGGCGTGGCACCCTTCGTCTGGCACGCCTCCATCCGCAGCCCGGAGATCGCAGAACAGGCCGCGTACTACGGCGACGGCTTCTTCCACAACAACATCTTCTGGCCCAAGGAACACGTCCGGCAGCTGATCGACGTCTACCGGCGCCGCTTCGAGCACTACGGGCACGGCGCGGCCGACCAGGCCATCGTCGGCCTCGCCGCGCATGTGTTCATGCACAGGAACTCCCAGGACGCCATACGTGAGTTCCGGCCCTACTTCGAGGGCTCCTCCGCGTACGGCAACGGTCCGTCCCTGGAGGACACCATGACACAGACCGCGGTGGTGGTCGGCAGCCCTCAAGAAGTGATCGAGCGCGTGCTCACCTACCGAGAAAACGCTGGTGGCGACTACCAGCGCCAACTCTTCAACGTGGACGGCATCGGCGTCCCGCACAAGAGGGTGCTCGAACAGATCGAGTTGCTGGGCGAGATCGTGCCGGTCCTGCGCAAGGAATTCGCCCAGAGCCGCCCCGCACACGTTCCGGACGCGCCCACCCACACCTCCCTGATCGCGGCGGAGCAGGCGCAGGTCACGCGATCGGAGACGGACCGACCATGA
- a CDS encoding histidine phosphatase family protein yields the protein MGDLLLVRHGETEWSLSGRHTGSTDIPLTEKGREQARKLAPLIARHHIGAAFVSPMRRSQETARLAGVDGARVDADLSEWDYGGYEGITTVEIQRSRPDWFLFTDGVAPGPPEHPGESPDEVGARADRMLAKIDAALAEAEGSVVVVSHGHFLRVLTARRLGLPAQAGALFQLGTGTMSRLSTEHCRHVVAGWNVRPDAYCSHGSLSSAGEGPEQH from the coding sequence ATGGGTGATCTTCTGCTCGTACGGCACGGTGAGACCGAGTGGTCGTTGTCCGGGCGGCACACCGGATCGACCGACATCCCGCTGACCGAGAAGGGCCGGGAGCAGGCGCGCAAGCTGGCTCCGCTGATCGCGCGGCACCACATCGGGGCGGCGTTCGTCAGCCCGATGCGGCGGTCCCAGGAGACGGCGCGGCTGGCCGGGGTCGACGGGGCACGGGTCGACGCGGACCTGTCCGAGTGGGACTACGGCGGGTACGAGGGGATCACGACCGTCGAGATCCAGCGGAGCAGGCCCGACTGGTTCCTGTTCACGGACGGGGTCGCGCCCGGTCCGCCCGAGCACCCCGGGGAGAGCCCGGACGAGGTCGGGGCGCGCGCGGACCGGATGCTGGCCAAGATCGACGCGGCGCTCGCCGAGGCGGAGGGCAGTGTGGTGGTCGTGTCGCACGGGCACTTCCTGCGGGTGCTGACCGCGCGGCGTCTGGGCCTGCCCGCCCAGGCCGGCGCCCTGTTCCAGCTCGGCACCGGGACGATGAGCCGGCTGAGCACGGAGCACTGCCGGCATGTGGTGGCCGGCTGGAATGTCAGACCCGACGCGTACTGTTCCCATGGGTCGCTCTCCTCGGCGGGAGAGGGGCCCGAGCAGCACTGA
- a CDS encoding winged helix-turn-helix transcriptional regulator, producing the protein MSPRRSYDQYCSAARALDAVGDRWTLLIVRELLGGPRRYTDLHADLPGVSTDVLASRLKDMERDGLTTRRRLPPPTAAYVYELTVRGRELLPVLQALGEWGAAALGERRPTDAVRAHWFALPLLRGLEGEGLVEVRLDEGEFHVWLGAGEGPVYGDGAAPEEPDARLSLDTGTCEAVSRGALTLLDAVRAGRVGVAGEGALAKGLREV; encoded by the coding sequence ATGTCACCGCGCCGAAGCTACGACCAGTACTGTTCCGCCGCCCGGGCCCTCGACGCCGTCGGTGACCGGTGGACCCTCCTGATCGTCCGTGAGCTGCTCGGCGGACCGCGCCGCTACACCGATCTGCACGCCGACCTGCCGGGCGTCAGCACGGACGTTCTCGCGTCCCGGCTCAAGGACATGGAGCGCGACGGGCTGACCACCCGGCGGCGCCTGCCGCCGCCGACTGCGGCGTACGTCTACGAACTCACCGTCCGGGGACGGGAGTTGCTCCCCGTGCTGCAGGCCCTCGGGGAGTGGGGTGCGGCCGCGCTGGGGGAGCGGCGGCCCACCGACGCCGTACGGGCGCACTGGTTCGCGCTGCCGTTGCTGCGCGGTCTTGAGGGGGAGGGGCTCGTCGAAGTCCGGCTGGACGAAGGGGAGTTCCACGTGTGGCTCGGAGCGGGGGAAGGGCCCGTGTACGGGGACGGGGCTGCCCCGGAGGAGCCGGACGCGCGGCTGTCGCTGGACACGGGGACGTGTGAGGCCGTGAGCCGGGGGGCTCTCACCCTGCTGGACGCGGTGCGGGCGGGGCGTGTTGGGGTGGCGGGCGAGGGGGCTTTGGCCAAGGGGTTGCGGGAGGTGTGA
- a CDS encoding FMN reductase translates to MKRTLTVVSAGLRLPSSTRMLADRLADAARKELEIRGTQVDVSVIEVRDHAHDLVNNLTAGYPTPELRHVFDTVAQADGLIAVTPTFTASYNGLFKMFFDCLEDTALVNKPVLIAATGGTGRHSLVLEHALRPMFAYLHAVIMPTAVFAGPEDWGSGDTSQEPLVRRIEQAAGELAGEVSRRETPTINDPYAAPVPFERLLHGD, encoded by the coding sequence ATGAAGCGCACACTCACGGTTGTCTCGGCCGGACTGCGGCTGCCGTCCTCCACCCGGATGCTGGCCGACCGACTGGCCGATGCCGCCCGCAAAGAGCTGGAGATCCGCGGCACCCAAGTCGACGTCAGCGTCATCGAGGTACGAGACCACGCCCACGACCTGGTCAACAACCTGACGGCGGGTTACCCGACACCGGAACTCAGGCATGTATTCGACACTGTCGCCCAGGCGGACGGTCTGATCGCGGTGACACCGACCTTCACCGCCTCGTACAACGGGCTGTTCAAGATGTTCTTCGACTGCCTCGAAGACACCGCACTGGTCAACAAGCCAGTACTGATCGCCGCCACCGGTGGCACCGGCCGGCACTCACTCGTACTCGAACACGCCCTGAGACCGATGTTCGCCTACCTGCACGCCGTGATCATGCCCACTGCGGTGTTCGCCGGGCCGGAGGACTGGGGCAGCGGCGACACCAGCCAGGAACCACTCGTCCGGCGTATCGAGCAGGCAGCTGGGGAACTCGCTGGTGAAGTGAGCCGGCGTGAGACGCCCACCATCAATGATCCCTACGCCGCCCCCGTGCCGTTCGAGCGTTTGCTGCACGGCGACTGA
- a CDS encoding IucA/IucC family protein, which translates to MTLCPPKFPPLARGTIEETADAYAAAPLLNCLLREVGEPAESPGVYRLRASGRLLRVRGARRPTAPEVRADGAWHRLTHPELVKLTAEELRWHTGLANSELLTEMIDSRDAVAALLSARIRTTPPDDPYLRSEQSLITGHPHHPAPKARGGGPATDWLPYAPEAYARFPLELLGVREDAVVEEGDTTALDPLGQPPPGYRLLPAHPWQLALVGARPEIQDAFADGRLVRLGRTARPLWPTAALRTLYAPEDDLFVKFSLDVRITNDIRRLWRHDLRKMRRTDQATATAFAAAPGSAAWLSDRGYRTAGFAFEELAVLARDGLRGHLVPGATPLLAAALVEGFDGSPLDRLTDPSAWWAAYLRQVVPPVLDAFHRHGVVLEAHVQNTLVAVDADGMPVQALFRDAEGVKLLPGVTRAAGWERLVYCLIVNHLTELAALLAERHPGTDLWPAVRRELIRYDTEHGLPEIADLLSSPTVPGKTNLLLRWTGADGADARYVPLPNPLRGTRS; encoded by the coding sequence GTGACTCTATGCCCCCCCAAGTTTCCCCCGCTCGCCAGGGGCACCATCGAAGAGACCGCTGACGCGTACGCCGCCGCGCCGCTGCTCAATTGTCTCCTGCGGGAGGTGGGAGAGCCCGCCGAGAGTCCCGGCGTGTACCGTCTCCGGGCCAGTGGCCGGCTGCTGCGGGTGCGGGGCGCGCGGCGACCCACGGCACCCGAGGTGCGCGCCGACGGCGCCTGGCACCGGCTCACCCACCCCGAGCTGGTCAAACTCACCGCCGAGGAACTGCGGTGGCACACCGGACTGGCCAACTCCGAGCTGCTCACCGAGATGATCGACAGCCGGGACGCGGTGGCCGCCCTGCTCAGCGCGCGCATCCGCACGACACCGCCCGACGACCCGTATCTGCGCTCCGAACAGTCCCTGATCACCGGGCACCCCCACCACCCCGCGCCCAAGGCCCGCGGCGGCGGCCCGGCCACCGACTGGCTGCCGTACGCGCCCGAGGCGTACGCCCGCTTCCCGCTGGAACTGCTCGGTGTACGCGAGGACGCGGTCGTCGAGGAGGGCGACACGACGGCACTCGACCCCCTCGGCCAGCCCCCGCCCGGCTACCGACTGCTCCCGGCCCACCCCTGGCAGCTCGCCCTCGTCGGCGCCCGCCCGGAGATCCAGGACGCCTTCGCGGACGGCCGGCTGGTACGACTGGGGCGCACCGCACGGCCTCTGTGGCCGACGGCCGCCCTCCGTACGCTGTACGCCCCCGAGGACGACCTCTTCGTGAAGTTCAGCCTTGACGTGCGCATCACCAACGACATTCGCCGGCTGTGGCGCCACGACCTGCGGAAGATGCGCCGCACCGACCAGGCGACCGCCACCGCCTTCGCGGCCGCGCCAGGGTCCGCCGCCTGGCTGAGCGACCGCGGCTACCGCACCGCGGGCTTCGCCTTCGAGGAGCTGGCCGTTCTCGCCCGCGACGGGCTGCGCGGCCACCTCGTCCCCGGCGCGACCCCGCTCCTCGCGGCCGCCCTCGTCGAGGGCTTCGACGGCAGCCCCCTCGACCGGCTCACCGACCCCTCCGCCTGGTGGGCGGCGTATCTGCGCCAGGTCGTCCCACCGGTGCTGGACGCCTTCCACCGGCACGGAGTCGTCCTCGAGGCACATGTGCAGAACACGCTGGTGGCCGTCGACGCCGACGGCATGCCCGTCCAGGCCCTGTTCCGGGACGCGGAAGGCGTGAAGCTGCTGCCCGGCGTGACACGCGCGGCCGGCTGGGAACGGCTCGTGTACTGCCTGATCGTCAACCACCTCACCGAACTCGCCGCGCTCCTCGCCGAACGCCACCCGGGCACGGACCTGTGGCCTGCCGTACGACGGGAGTTGATCCGCTACGACACCGAACACGGCCTCCCGGAGATCGCGGACCTGCTCTCCTCGCCCACCGTTCCCGGCAAGACAAACCTGCTGCTGCGGTGGACGGGCGCCGACGGCGCGGACGCGCGGTATGTACCGCTGCCCAACCCGCTTCGCGGCACGCGGAGTTGA
- a CDS encoding acyl-CoA thioesterase — MAEPFSVAVTVRGYETDVQGHLNQSVYLQYAEHARWSLLHAAGISQTELTGRGVGPVVLETKIRYLRELRAGDEVEVTCAFAWGEGKSFRVEQTIRKTDGTVSAEISSVGGLLDLKERKLVADPREAFKALVADPQMFDL, encoded by the coding sequence GTGGCAGAGCCGTTTTCCGTCGCAGTGACCGTCCGCGGGTACGAGACCGATGTGCAGGGACACCTCAACCAAAGCGTGTATCTGCAGTACGCGGAGCACGCCCGCTGGTCGCTGCTGCATGCGGCCGGGATCAGCCAGACGGAGCTGACAGGCAGGGGCGTGGGACCGGTCGTCCTGGAGACGAAGATCCGCTACCTGCGGGAGCTGCGCGCGGGGGACGAGGTCGAGGTGACGTGCGCCTTCGCCTGGGGCGAAGGCAAGAGCTTCCGCGTCGAGCAGACGATCCGGAAGACGGACGGCACGGTGTCCGCCGAGATCTCGTCCGTAGGCGGACTGCTGGACCTCAAGGAGCGCAAGCTGGTCGCCGACCCTCGGGAGGCCTTCAAGGCGCTGGTCGCCGACCCGCAGATGTTCGATCTCTGA
- a CDS encoding VWA domain-containing protein yields MITRQRLAAGVCTLLAALTAGIAFPAGAVADETTATAPKVELVLDVSGSMRARDIDGESRMSAAKQAFNEVLDATPEEVQLGIRTLGANYPGDDRKTGCKDTAQLYPVGTLDRTEAKTAVATLTPTGWTPIGPALLKAADDLDGGEGTKRIVLISDGEDTCAPLDPCEVAREIAAKGIGLTIDTLGLVPNVKMRQQLSCIAEATGGTYSSVEHKDELTDRVNQLVDRAADPVVVPQAVEGADACAKAPTVKSGLFTDRDEFGQHRWYRVDVAPGQELRTSVSVAADRAVNRDYGVLLRAVTVRGREIVRGEAAGNGRTDVISTGLRYPKPESDDEDAAAEVVCLEVSHSFSAASGVKTTPGLPLELTVDVVDGPGQADDVASFGLGRGWWLLGALILTGFLAGVLWGWISRWRVAVWRTN; encoded by the coding sequence ATGATCACAAGACAACGGCTGGCGGCAGGAGTTTGCACCCTGCTCGCCGCCCTGACGGCCGGGATCGCCTTCCCGGCCGGAGCGGTCGCCGACGAAACGACGGCGACCGCTCCCAAGGTCGAACTCGTACTGGACGTCAGCGGTTCGATGCGAGCCCGGGACATCGACGGCGAATCACGGATGTCCGCGGCGAAGCAGGCGTTCAACGAGGTGCTCGACGCGACGCCTGAGGAGGTGCAGCTCGGCATCCGCACCCTCGGCGCCAACTACCCCGGCGACGACCGCAAGACGGGCTGCAAGGACACGGCGCAGCTGTATCCGGTGGGGACGCTGGACCGCACCGAGGCGAAGACCGCCGTCGCGACCCTCACGCCCACCGGCTGGACGCCGATCGGTCCCGCGCTGCTCAAGGCGGCCGACGACCTCGACGGCGGCGAGGGCACCAAGCGCATCGTGCTGATCAGCGACGGCGAGGACACCTGCGCCCCGCTCGACCCGTGCGAGGTGGCGCGGGAGATCGCGGCCAAGGGGATCGGCCTCACCATCGACACCCTCGGTCTCGTGCCGAACGTCAAGATGCGCCAGCAGCTGAGCTGCATCGCGGAAGCGACCGGCGGAACGTACTCCTCGGTGGAGCACAAGGACGAACTCACCGACCGGGTCAACCAGTTGGTGGACCGGGCCGCCGATCCGGTGGTCGTGCCGCAGGCCGTGGAGGGCGCCGACGCGTGCGCGAAGGCACCCACGGTCAAGTCCGGGCTCTTCACCGACCGCGACGAGTTCGGGCAGCACCGCTGGTACCGCGTCGACGTCGCGCCGGGCCAGGAGCTGCGCACCTCGGTGAGCGTCGCGGCGGACCGCGCGGTCAACCGTGACTACGGGGTGCTGCTGCGCGCCGTCACCGTGCGCGGGCGCGAGATCGTCCGCGGTGAGGCGGCGGGCAACGGCCGCACCGACGTGATCTCGACCGGGCTGCGCTACCCGAAGCCCGAGAGCGACGACGAGGACGCCGCCGCCGAGGTCGTGTGTCTGGAGGTGTCGCACTCCTTCTCCGCGGCGAGCGGAGTGAAGACCACGCCCGGTCTGCCCCTGGAGCTGACGGTCGACGTCGTCGACGGGCCCGGCCAGGCGGACGACGTGGCCTCGTTCGGCCTCGGGCGCGGCTGGTGGCTGCTCGGCGCCCTCATACTCACCGGCTTCCTCGCGGGTGTGCTGTGGGGCTGGATCTCGCGCTGGCGGGTCGCGGTCTGGAGGACCAACTGA